A region of uncultured Fibrobacter sp. DNA encodes the following proteins:
- the purM gene encoding phosphoribosylformylglycinamidine cyclo-ligase, with protein sequence MNYADAGVSLARADEAMVGVKKSVRTTFNQGVLGDVGNFGGLFTLNHLGMKDPVLVSSVDGVGTKLKVDIEMGTHELPGQDIVNHCCDDILVQGARPLFFLDYVATGRLEPGVMDKLVAGMAKACRENDLVLIGGETAEMPGFYGPGDYDISGTIVGVVERENIIDGKKIKPGTIILGLPSTGLHTNGYSLARKVLFDVAGYKVDTVVDGMDKSIGEALATPHRSYYPSLIDLCNKKIIQGLAHITGSGYQGNIPRILPDDVDVIIDRTTWDPPMIFKLIQQAGSVEKDEMYSTFNMGMGMLIFIDPADKAEVTAHLEAKGEKWVQIGEVVKGTKQVKFRD encoded by the coding sequence ATGAATTACGCAGACGCAGGAGTGTCCTTGGCACGCGCCGACGAGGCGATGGTCGGTGTCAAGAAATCCGTACGTACTACATTCAACCAGGGCGTTCTGGGCGACGTGGGCAACTTCGGTGGCCTCTTTACGCTGAACCACCTCGGCATGAAGGACCCTGTCCTCGTGAGCTCCGTTGACGGCGTGGGCACCAAGCTCAAGGTCGACATCGAAATGGGCACGCACGAACTCCCGGGTCAGGACATTGTGAACCACTGCTGCGATGACATTCTCGTTCAGGGCGCACGTCCGCTGTTCTTCCTGGACTACGTGGCTACCGGCCGCCTGGAACCGGGTGTGATGGACAAGCTCGTTGCCGGTATGGCCAAGGCCTGCCGCGAAAACGACCTCGTTCTGATCGGTGGCGAAACCGCTGAAATGCCGGGCTTCTACGGTCCGGGTGACTACGACATTTCCGGTACCATCGTGGGTGTCGTGGAACGCGAAAACATCATCGACGGCAAGAAGATCAAGCCGGGTACCATCATTCTCGGTCTCCCGTCTACCGGTTTGCATACAAACGGTTATTCGCTCGCCCGTAAGGTGCTCTTTGACGTGGCCGGCTACAAGGTCGACACCGTTGTCGACGGCATGGACAAGTCCATTGGCGAAGCTCTCGCCACTCCGCACCGCAGCTACTACCCGAGCCTTATCGATCTCTGCAACAAGAAGATTATCCAGGGCCTCGCCCACATCACGGGTTCGGGCTACCAGGGCAACATTCCGCGTATCTTGCCGGACGATGTCGACGTGATTATCGACCGCACCACGTGGGATCCTCCGATGATCTTCAAGCTCATCCAGCAGGCCGGCTCCGTGGAAAAGGACGAAATGTACTCGACCTTCAACATGGGCATGGGCATGCTTATCTTCATCGACCCGGCTGACAAGGCCGAAGTCACCGCTCACCTCGAAGCCAAGGGCGAAAAGTGGGTGCAGATCGGCGAAGTCGTGAAGGGCACCAAGCAGGTGAAGTTCCGCGACTAA
- a CDS encoding carboxylesterase family protein: MNTKKYLLALLGAACAVSAFADGVRYKDRMFKVGEPTTVTVVDSVPFLDTTNFHVLSSMMQMAGVEPMMYFYQDEKIAYEPLLMDIYQPKSDKAKKRPVVLICHGGAFVAGHKSDRDQKSVTYADSLAARGFVTASLEYRQGAVLQNIRDEENDQTVYTIDSVDFARTVYRSVQDLSAAIRYLRTNAKTLKIDPDKIYVLGNSAGAMLGLENIYGIERKDYPSYLDDSNFEMYTRTWSEEETTFIYDTLSLGAVDEFGEQGVSGVANGVVALWGAIHDTEIVKNSKVPVFLAHGEADDVLPYKVGFAMEDADAIVREKVPEQYSMIADALHFAIHTPTLYGSYIIDSILTEQEVYHEFYSPLGYDLKHEFYNSTRTGKDKKEIVFADSVQNRVFDFLYKLAIDSLVAPGKDPTSIPMLAMVNPSKITMGEGNLSFTVVSGDNLGYAVFDLKGNRMLSGRASMGETVAFDGMNSGVYYLRVQGEAARRIVVRK, translated from the coding sequence ATGAATACCAAAAAATACCTACTGGCGCTTTTAGGTGCCGCCTGTGCTGTTTCTGCTTTCGCGGATGGCGTACGTTACAAGGACCGCATGTTCAAGGTGGGCGAACCTACGACGGTGACAGTCGTCGACAGTGTGCCGTTCCTGGATACGACGAACTTTCACGTCCTTAGCTCGATGATGCAAATGGCGGGCGTCGAACCGATGATGTATTTCTATCAGGATGAAAAAATCGCTTACGAACCGTTGCTGATGGATATTTACCAGCCGAAGAGCGACAAAGCGAAAAAGAGGCCGGTGGTACTGATATGCCACGGTGGTGCGTTTGTTGCGGGCCATAAGAGTGACAGGGACCAGAAATCCGTGACCTACGCGGATTCGCTTGCCGCCCGAGGATTCGTGACGGCCTCGCTGGAATACCGCCAGGGTGCTGTTCTGCAGAACATCAGGGACGAGGAGAATGACCAGACTGTCTATACGATTGACAGCGTGGACTTTGCCCGTACCGTCTATAGGAGCGTGCAGGATTTGAGTGCTGCCATCCGCTACTTGCGTACAAACGCGAAGACGCTGAAAATCGACCCCGACAAGATTTACGTGCTTGGAAACAGCGCCGGTGCCATGCTTGGACTTGAAAACATCTATGGAATCGAAAGGAAGGATTACCCTAGCTATCTTGACGACTCGAACTTTGAGATGTACACCAGAACTTGGAGCGAAGAAGAAACGACGTTTATCTATGATACGCTTTCGCTTGGTGCTGTCGATGAATTCGGTGAGCAGGGGGTGAGCGGTGTTGCAAACGGAGTGGTTGCCCTTTGGGGTGCCATCCATGACACAGAAATCGTGAAGAACTCCAAGGTTCCCGTGTTCCTTGCCCATGGCGAAGCCGACGACGTGCTGCCCTATAAGGTGGGTTTTGCGATGGAAGATGCGGATGCCATTGTTCGCGAGAAGGTTCCCGAACAGTACAGCATGATTGCAGATGCCCTCCATTTCGCAATTCATACCCCGACACTTTACGGAAGCTATATCATTGATTCCATCCTGACAGAGCAGGAAGTCTATCATGAATTCTACAGCCCGCTGGGCTATGATCTGAAACACGAGTTCTACAATAGTACACGTACCGGTAAGGACAAGAAGGAAATCGTATTCGCGGATTCCGTACAGAATAGGGTGTTTGATTTCTTGTACAAGCTTGCGATCGATTCCCTTGTGGCGCCGGGAAAAGATCCTACTTCGATCCCGATGCTCGCTATGGTTAATCCTTCCAAGATCACGATGGGTGAAGGCAACCTGAGCTTTACCGTTGTCAGTGGCGATAACCTGGGGTATGCCGTGTTTGACCTGAAGGGTAACCGTATGCTTTCGGGCCGTGCCTCCATGGGTGAGACCGTTGCCTTCGACGGCATGAACAGCGGCGTTTACTACCTGCGTGTGCAGGGCGAAGCTGCCCGCCGGATAGTCGTGCGGAAGTAA
- a CDS encoding glycosyl hydrolase family 5: protein MKNRLFKTMVAVGAFAMICACGDDSASNSTNDQGESSASVEPGVDTASSDSNAGSSAGTAPEAGPCGEVLTTADAHLFDTGNGYWVIYADGNVTDAAGNQVATFAEGVIMTADGTPVFNGVDLNALTACKANATVDPGTGEVIVMSSASTNPEDPNNPTSSAGEGPVDPNSSADSNPAESSASNPDPELGPDGFPTLESYGAPSPEYTKDILSNGNKGWNSRYWDACKPHCSWISNGEEGKTDTTTQESYEKGMTTARNCNIHDVEVPTFTLGHAVQQYWFGYEGTNSACGEAKEKGVFTCTDMAPIAVNDSLSYAYVAGPGSQTTCGKCFHLQYDGSFKDASGNNAPKATHKALKGKHIVVMTSNIGHDVENGQFDLMVPGGGVGAFDALSTQVNGASINWGAGFGGFLTECQSKLGYDNTLEKYQECVRDMCDAAFGSAGFPNLLRGCHWFADWYMAADNPTYHWEEVECPQYLLDHYLTRINTTKSNNYAWHTDWSTYKAGDELETLDCTEKGCDCTEEMAAKGACKR, encoded by the coding sequence ATGAAAAATAGACTGTTCAAGACGATGGTTGCCGTGGGTGCGTTTGCGATGATCTGCGCATGCGGCGACGATTCCGCATCGAATTCGACGAATGACCAGGGGGAATCCTCTGCCAGTGTCGAACCTGGCGTTGATACGGCAAGTTCGGATTCCAATGCAGGCTCGTCTGCGGGTACGGCTCCGGAAGCGGGGCCTTGCGGCGAAGTTTTGACGACTGCGGATGCGCATCTCTTTGATACTGGAAACGGCTACTGGGTGATTTATGCCGATGGAAACGTTACCGATGCCGCAGGAAATCAGGTTGCAACCTTTGCCGAAGGCGTCATTATGACGGCGGATGGCACGCCTGTGTTCAACGGTGTGGATCTGAACGCCCTTACCGCCTGTAAGGCGAATGCCACGGTCGATCCCGGTACGGGCGAGGTGATTGTCATGAGTTCTGCTTCCACCAATCCGGAAGATCCGAACAATCCGACTTCTTCGGCTGGCGAGGGCCCAGTCGATCCGAACTCCAGCGCAGATTCGAATCCGGCGGAAAGCAGCGCGAGCAACCCGGACCCTGAACTCGGTCCCGACGGTTTCCCGACTCTCGAATCTTACGGAGCACCTTCTCCGGAATACACCAAGGATATTCTGAGCAACGGCAACAAGGGCTGGAACAGCCGCTACTGGGATGCCTGTAAGCCGCACTGCTCCTGGATTAGCAACGGTGAAGAAGGCAAGACCGATACCACGACGCAGGAATCTTACGAGAAGGGCATGACGACTGCCCGTAACTGCAACATTCACGATGTCGAAGTTCCGACGTTTACGCTCGGTCACGCCGTTCAGCAGTACTGGTTTGGTTACGAAGGCACGAACAGTGCTTGTGGCGAAGCCAAGGAAAAGGGCGTATTCACTTGTACGGACATGGCGCCTATCGCCGTGAACGATTCGCTCTCTTACGCCTACGTGGCAGGCCCCGGTTCCCAGACGACTTGCGGTAAGTGCTTCCACCTGCAGTATGACGGAAGCTTCAAGGACGCTAGCGGTAACAATGCTCCGAAGGCAACGCATAAGGCGCTCAAGGGCAAGCACATTGTCGTGATGACATCAAACATCGGTCACGACGTGGAAAACGGCCAGTTCGACCTGATGGTTCCGGGTGGTGGCGTGGGCGCCTTCGATGCCCTCTCGACCCAGGTGAATGGAGCGAGTATCAACTGGGGCGCGGGTTTTGGCGGATTCCTTACCGAATGCCAGAGCAAGCTCGGTTACGACAATACGCTTGAAAAGTATCAGGAATGCGTGAGGGACATGTGCGATGCCGCATTCGGCAGCGCAGGGTTCCCCAACTTGCTGCGCGGTTGCCACTGGTTTGCGGACTGGTACATGGCGGCGGACAACCCGACCTACCACTGGGAAGAAGTGGAATGCCCGCAGTACCTGCTTGACCACTACCTGACAAGAATCAACACGACCAAGAGCAACAACTATGCATGGCACACCGACTGGTCCACGTACAAGGCCGGCGATGAACTGGAAACTCTCGATTGCACCGAAAAGGGCTGTGACTGCACGGAAGAAATGGCTGCCAAGGGCGCCTGCAAGCGCTAG
- a CDS encoding ABC transporter substrate-binding protein: MWIFCGNRVVRCSLSVVGLLGAMVFWACGGDSGGKRQGEKAAVLEVQSESSETEFCRNLWLGKRFGESVVEIRSIVGRDTLIKRFVLRPRGAVLGDSSKKATEGALPEALRGSTVLRVPLERVVALSSAQVGYMLRLGLRDRIVGVGEGKYLVDSALYAQVASGLVAEVGNGPSLSLEKIVALSPGLVMDFATGGGLDDYERVNALGLPLMLTSEWQEQTPLAKAEWIKLYGKLFGVEALADSIFEQSKDAYLKASNGGVAGVSPAREGSGPSAGSGTFVTEPTKESEGDSSPNKPEVEIASAQDDSLSSLASRLSSKPCPRVLAGMSYGGVWHAPGGNSLTATLIRDAGGCYLWASDTSRELRFTLEEIIAIADSADLWVNPGMFSTPEELLMAEPRIKYIRAFREKRVYQNDGRKGPGGGNDFFESAVAFPAELLQNLRSCIQDATNGADSVQKEFDWYHNIFIF, encoded by the coding sequence ATGTGGATTTTTTGTGGAAATAGGGTCGTTCGGTGCTCCTTGTCGGTCGTCGGTCTTTTGGGCGCCATGGTCTTCTGGGCCTGTGGCGGGGATTCCGGGGGCAAAAGACAGGGCGAAAAAGCGGCGGTCTTGGAGGTTCAGTCGGAATCTTCCGAGACGGAATTTTGTAGGAACCTGTGGCTGGGGAAGCGTTTTGGCGAGTCCGTCGTAGAAATCCGTTCCATAGTGGGGCGCGACACCCTGATCAAGCGTTTTGTGCTGCGTCCGCGTGGCGCCGTGCTTGGGGATTCCTCGAAAAAGGCTACGGAAGGGGCTCTTCCCGAGGCTTTGCGCGGTTCGACGGTGCTGCGGGTGCCGCTTGAGCGCGTGGTGGCGCTTTCGTCGGCGCAGGTGGGCTACATGTTGCGACTTGGACTGCGGGACCGCATCGTCGGGGTGGGCGAAGGAAAATACCTCGTGGATAGCGCCCTTTATGCGCAGGTCGCGTCGGGACTTGTCGCGGAAGTCGGGAACGGCCCCTCGCTTTCGCTCGAAAAGATTGTGGCGCTTTCGCCCGGCCTTGTGATGGACTTTGCCACGGGGGGCGGTCTGGACGACTACGAACGGGTGAACGCCTTGGGACTTCCGCTGATGCTTACGTCGGAGTGGCAGGAACAGACGCCACTCGCGAAGGCCGAATGGATTAAGTTGTATGGAAAACTTTTCGGCGTGGAAGCGCTTGCCGACTCGATTTTTGAACAAAGTAAGGATGCGTATTTGAAGGCGTCTAACGGGGGCGTTGCGGGGGTGTCCCCCGCTAGAGAGGGTAGCGGCCCTTCGGCAGGCTCAGGGACCTTTGTCACGGAGCCAACGAAGGAAAGCGAGGGGGACTCTTCCCCCAACAAACCAGAAGTAGAGATTGCTTCGGCTCAAGATGACTCTCTCTCGTCTCTCGCCTCTCGTCTTTCGTCTAAACCTTGTCCTCGCGTTCTTGCGGGCATGAGCTACGGTGGGGTGTGGCATGCTCCGGGCGGCAACAGCTTGACGGCGACACTCATCAGGGATGCGGGGGGCTGCTACTTGTGGGCTTCGGATACGAGCCGCGAACTCCGTTTTACGCTCGAAGAAATCATAGCGATTGCCGATAGCGCCGATCTGTGGGTGAATCCGGGGATGTTCTCGACTCCAGAGGAATTGCTGATGGCCGAACCGCGCATCAAGTATATCCGGGCGTTCAGGGAAAAGCGCGTGTACCAGAACGACGGTCGCAAGGGGCCGGGCGGCGGAAACGACTTTTTCGAATCGGCGGTCGCCTTCCCTGCCGAATTGCTCCAGAATCTGCGTTCCTGTATACAGGATGCAACAAATGGGGCCGATTCTGTCCAGAAGGAATTTGACTGGTACCACAATATTTTTATCTTTTAG
- a CDS encoding SGNH/GDSL hydrolase family protein, whose protein sequence is MSEKFSKWVACWGNATSITDRKEATYAKDLTLRYPIRACFSGNKLRFHFSNLTGTEAVTISKAYVAHSMPRPSDSSAHPSVQPAALATGAAQSSQNSAACEQSPQHPADASSCVTYSPIPITFGGRTSAAIPAGEEILSDEIAFDVVAGETFDVSLYFADFTQMNAGTAITGPLSGGKYSYGNFAKSATLPDDLTRNTNWIYFLNTIDIFTEEKNFALVCFGDSITAQDWPDYLTLRCAREGFNNVAIIRRAVSGTRILREYSCITYAAYGLKGATRFPIEMNVAGARSVIVQHGINDIIHPVGVEVNKFRPWSDMPTADDLINGVRSLYITHVRKLGLKVYSGTLLPIYGWRTYNENRDIIRVAFNEWLRSAPDFDGCVDFDKAVRGHDNPKAFAAGFDSGDHLHPSAKAYEAMAECVPEELLR, encoded by the coding sequence ATGTCCGAGAAATTTTCGAAATGGGTGGCTTGCTGGGGCAACGCCACCTCTATTACAGACCGCAAAGAAGCCACTTACGCCAAAGATTTGACGCTGCGTTACCCGATTCGCGCGTGTTTTTCGGGGAACAAGCTGCGGTTCCACTTTTCGAATCTCACCGGCACGGAAGCCGTCACCATCAGCAAGGCGTATGTCGCGCATTCCATGCCGCGCCCATCTGATTCCTCCGCGCATCCCTCGGTACAGCCCGCCGCACTTGCTACTGGCGCCGCGCAGTCCTCGCAGAATTCAGCAGCTTGTGAGCAGTCCCCGCAGCATCCCGCCGATGCATCGAGCTGCGTTACATACTCGCCGATTCCCATCACGTTCGGCGGCCGCACTTCCGCTGCAATCCCCGCGGGTGAAGAAATCCTGAGCGACGAAATCGCATTCGATGTTGTCGCAGGCGAAACGTTCGATGTCAGCCTCTACTTCGCAGATTTCACACAAATGAACGCGGGTACGGCTATCACGGGGCCGCTTTCGGGCGGCAAGTACAGCTACGGGAATTTCGCGAAGTCTGCAACCCTCCCCGACGACTTAACGCGCAACACGAACTGGATTTATTTTCTCAACACCATCGACATTTTCACCGAAGAAAAGAACTTCGCGCTGGTGTGTTTCGGCGATTCCATCACGGCGCAGGACTGGCCGGATTACCTCACGCTGCGTTGTGCACGCGAAGGGTTCAACAATGTCGCCATCATCCGCCGCGCGGTTAGCGGCACACGCATTCTCCGCGAATACAGTTGCATCACCTACGCAGCCTACGGTCTCAAGGGAGCTACCCGCTTCCCCATCGAAATGAATGTCGCAGGCGCCCGGAGCGTCATCGTGCAGCACGGCATCAACGACATCATCCATCCGGTCGGTGTCGAGGTCAACAAGTTCCGCCCCTGGAGCGACATGCCCACTGCAGACGACCTCATCAACGGCGTACGTTCCCTCTATATCACGCATGTGCGCAAGCTCGGCCTCAAGGTTTATAGCGGCACACTGCTGCCGATTTACGGCTGGCGCACCTACAACGAAAACCGCGACATCATCCGCGTGGCATTCAACGAATGGCTCCGCAGCGCTCCCGATTTCGACGGTTGCGTAGATTTTGACAAGGCAGTCCGCGGCCATGACAATCCGAAGGCGTTTGCCGCCGGATTCGACTCGGGCGATCACTTGCACCCAAGCGCCAAGGCGTACGAGGCCATGGCCGAATGTGTTCCCGAAGAACTGCTCCGCTAG
- a CDS encoding ATP-binding protein: protein MLVNGARQVGKTFIIDVFGRENYKSYIYLNLFKNPEYKQIFEGELEPAEIYKRISLLVKNVKFIEGNTLIFIDEIQACSKARTALKFLAMDDKYDIIASGSLLGLHYNKLSQEKADEISIPVGFEHEVEMHSLDFEEFLWATGVSEGTIENLKEYYEQKKALPDTIKDLYQNKLREYLVVGGMPAVVNAFVETSNFQEAFKVQQKIFKAYEDDIQHYATNTERPKIRACYYSIPRQLAKEYSKFQYKTVEKNGSAKKYGNALDWLVDAGLIKLVHNVSLPEMPLKAYEQPENFKVYVTDIGLATHQFGFETQSALLRKDLKGHAKGGIYENLIFDILHKRGLALNYYKNGENTQEIEFVFENSGKVIPVEVKSKNGQTTSMNEFVKKYNPTLAIKLIDGNVGVDGNKVSLPQFMAMFL, encoded by the coding sequence TTGCTCGTAAATGGGGCTCGCCAGGTCGGCAAGACCTTTATTATAGATGTTTTTGGCCGCGAAAATTACAAAAGCTACATCTATCTAAACCTATTCAAGAACCCCGAATACAAGCAGATTTTCGAAGGGGAGCTTGAGCCCGCCGAGATATACAAGCGCATATCGCTGCTCGTCAAGAATGTCAAGTTCATCGAGGGCAACACACTCATCTTTATCGACGAAATCCAGGCCTGCAGCAAGGCGCGAACGGCACTCAAGTTCCTCGCCATGGACGACAAGTACGACATTATCGCATCTGGGTCATTGCTTGGGCTGCATTACAACAAACTGAGCCAAGAGAAAGCGGACGAGATTTCCATTCCTGTCGGTTTCGAGCACGAAGTCGAAATGCACTCTCTTGATTTCGAGGAATTCCTTTGGGCGACAGGCGTAAGTGAGGGGACCATCGAAAACCTTAAGGAATATTACGAACAAAAAAAAGCCCTGCCCGACACCATCAAGGATTTATACCAAAACAAACTCCGCGAATACCTAGTGGTGGGAGGCATGCCCGCCGTAGTAAACGCTTTCGTTGAAACGTCAAATTTTCAGGAAGCGTTCAAGGTACAACAGAAAATTTTCAAGGCCTACGAAGACGACATCCAGCACTACGCGACCAACACGGAAAGGCCTAAAATTCGTGCCTGCTATTATTCGATTCCCCGTCAGCTAGCAAAGGAATATTCAAAATTCCAATACAAGACGGTCGAAAAAAACGGCAGCGCTAAAAAATACGGCAACGCTTTGGATTGGTTGGTCGATGCGGGCTTGATTAAGCTGGTACACAATGTAAGCCTGCCCGAAATGCCGCTCAAGGCTTATGAGCAGCCGGAAAATTTCAAGGTTTATGTCACCGACATCGGCCTTGCGACACACCAGTTCGGTTTCGAGACACAGTCGGCTCTTTTGCGTAAGGACCTGAAGGGCCATGCCAAGGGCGGCATTTACGAAAATCTGATTTTCGACATTCTACACAAGCGCGGGCTTGCACTAAACTATTACAAGAACGGCGAGAACACGCAAGAAATAGAATTCGTATTTGAAAATTCTGGCAAAGTCATCCCTGTGGAAGTCAAATCAAAAAACGGGCAAACTACATCGATGAACGAATTTGTCAAAAAATACAATCCAACGCTTGCAATAAAGCTTATTGATGGGAATGTCGGTGTAGACGGCAACAAAGTAAGCCTGCCGCAGTTCATGGCTATGTTTTTGTAG
- a CDS encoding NYN domain-containing protein, whose protein sequence is MEPLRIGFFLDGYTLRKVNEYYRVHHRFHSRLDFRGLKSWVQMQALRYFQNGVERDLELESHYYHPFTNPHIQKHEGAIRFEHELESAGYRVHFNRVAPDERGVSPNMSLMEDALLFAIYRKLDGVVLFSTQGQFAPLPDRLRMMGVPTLLLGWELEYPRAKTMVHWKTDSCLRETCAHYVAMEKVVDKNPNANKGPRGFFFQCEHPFSRGRPAKWHGGT, encoded by the coding sequence ATGGAGCCTTTGCGCATAGGCTTTTTCCTGGACGGCTATACGCTGAGAAAGGTGAACGAGTATTACCGGGTGCATCACCGGTTTCACTCGAGGCTCGACTTTAGGGGGCTGAAGTCCTGGGTGCAGATGCAGGCGCTCCGGTATTTTCAGAACGGGGTGGAGCGCGACCTGGAGCTGGAGTCCCATTACTACCACCCCTTCACGAACCCCCATATCCAGAAGCACGAAGGCGCTATCCGCTTTGAACATGAACTGGAATCGGCGGGGTATCGCGTTCACTTTAACCGCGTGGCTCCCGACGAACGCGGCGTTTCGCCGAACATGTCGCTGATGGAGGATGCGCTCCTGTTTGCGATATACCGAAAGCTCGACGGCGTGGTGCTGTTCAGTACGCAGGGGCAGTTTGCGCCGCTTCCCGATAGGCTTCGGATGATGGGCGTCCCGACGCTTCTCCTTGGCTGGGAGCTGGAGTACCCCAGGGCAAAAACCATGGTGCACTGGAAAACGGATTCCTGCCTCAGGGAGACTTGCGCCCATTACGTGGCGATGGAAAAGGTTGTCGATAAGAATCCGAATGCGAACAAGGGACCGCGTGGCTTTTTCTTTCAGTGTGAGCACCCGTTTTCGCGGGGGCGGCCGGCCAAGTGGCATGGCGGCACGTAG
- a CDS encoding cyclic nucleotide-binding domain-containing protein, protein MKTHTGIGDWIAANYEIGVPFLQQVPRECADYLLLNAQIREYEPGEVIINGGSIGDSFCVLQSGRALICGELLADGHYNTLANLDAGTCFGEMSIICNEPTSNTVIAGEDGATVLHIPHEEFVKFLDKNPNIMVYLYKVVADRLRAKNKAFDEFERLSLLASAKVLPFIDFAQTMEKSRITGTVMFECSGEKGFIAFQEGRICCAKCGKLAGPDALEKMLSWGDETLFKLDTHLMPDIVNINQMSDTTSLILDALRNIDEKQNAR, encoded by the coding sequence ATGAAGACTCATACAGGTATTGGTGATTGGATTGCAGCCAACTATGAAATCGGGGTTCCTTTTTTACAGCAGGTCCCGAGGGAATGTGCCGACTATTTGCTGTTGAATGCCCAGATTCGTGAGTACGAGCCGGGTGAAGTCATTATCAATGGCGGTTCTATCGGTGATTCGTTCTGCGTGTTGCAGAGCGGACGCGCCCTTATTTGCGGCGAACTTCTGGCTGACGGTCACTACAATACGCTTGCGAATCTGGATGCAGGCACCTGTTTTGGCGAAATGTCCATTATCTGTAACGAGCCGACGAGCAATACCGTGATCGCGGGCGAAGACGGTGCCACGGTGCTTCACATTCCGCACGAGGAATTCGTGAAGTTCCTGGACAAGAACCCGAATATCATGGTGTACCTCTACAAGGTGGTTGCCGACCGCCTGCGCGCAAAGAACAAGGCTTTCGACGAATTCGAACGCCTGTCGCTTTTGGCCTCTGCCAAGGTGCTTCCGTTTATCGACTTTGCGCAGACGATGGAAAAGAGCCGCATCACCGGAACGGTCATGTTCGAGTGCAGCGGCGAAAAGGGATTTATCGCATTCCAGGAAGGCCGAATCTGCTGTGCCAAGTGTGGCAAACTGGCAGGGCCGGACGCTCTCGAAAAGATGCTGTCGTGGGGCGACGAGACGCTCTTCAAGCTCGACACGCACCTGATGCCGGACATTGTGAACATCAACCAGATGTCTGACACCACGAGCCTGATTCTGGATGCGCTCAGAAATATTGATGAAAAACAAAATGCCCGTTAA